The Teredinibacter sp. KSP-S5-2 genome includes a window with the following:
- the lepA gene encoding translation elongation factor 4 produces the protein MTDLSHIRNFSIIAHIDHGKSTLADRFIQHCGGLDAREMAAQVLDSMDIERERGITIKAQSVTLNYQAKDGKTYQLNFIDTPGHVDFSYEVSRSLAACEGALLVVDAAQGVEAQSVANCYTAIEQGLEVIPVLNKMDLPQAEPERVAQEIEDIIGIDATDAVQCSAKSGLGIEEVLEKLVAAVPPPVGDVDAPLQALIIDSWFDNYLGVVSLVRVNQGTLKTGEKIISKSIGKAHVVDIVGVFTPKRLDTRVLKAGEVGFVVAGIKDIHGAPVGDTITHMKTPEVEPLPGFQKVKPQVYAGLFPVSSDDYESFRDALAKLTLNDASLFYEPETSDALGFGFRCGFLGMLHMEIIQERLEREYDLDLITTAPTVVYEVVTKQKETIYVDNPSKLPEVGLLDEMREPIVEANILVPQDYLGAVITLCIEKRGVQVDLQYLGTQVAVKYELPMAEVVMDFFDRLKSVSRGFASLDYSFVRFQQAPLVRLDVLINAEKVDALALIVHRDNAQYKGRALADKMKELIPRQMFDVAIQAAIGGQIVARTTVKALRKNVTAKCYGGDVTRKKKLLEKQKAGKRRMKQVGRVEIPQDAFLAVLKVDS, from the coding sequence GTGACAGATCTAAGTCATATCCGTAATTTTTCGATCATTGCACACATTGACCATGGTAAATCGACCCTGGCAGACCGGTTTATTCAGCATTGTGGTGGACTGGATGCAAGAGAGATGGCTGCTCAGGTCCTGGATTCTATGGATATCGAGCGCGAACGTGGTATTACCATTAAAGCGCAGAGTGTGACCTTAAACTATCAAGCGAAAGACGGTAAAACTTACCAATTAAACTTTATTGATACACCCGGCCATGTGGACTTCTCATATGAAGTCTCCCGTTCTCTTGCGGCATGTGAAGGCGCCTTACTAGTGGTTGATGCCGCTCAGGGGGTGGAAGCCCAATCTGTGGCAAACTGTTACACTGCGATTGAGCAAGGGCTGGAAGTGATTCCCGTGCTCAATAAGATGGATCTGCCCCAGGCAGAACCTGAGCGTGTGGCTCAAGAAATTGAAGATATTATCGGTATTGACGCCACGGATGCAGTGCAATGCAGCGCGAAGTCCGGCCTTGGTATTGAGGAAGTGCTGGAAAAACTGGTTGCTGCTGTGCCGCCGCCAGTAGGTGATGTCGACGCACCTTTACAAGCACTGATTATTGATTCCTGGTTTGATAACTACCTGGGTGTTGTTTCCTTGGTTCGTGTTAATCAGGGAACCCTGAAAACTGGTGAAAAGATCATTTCGAAATCCATCGGTAAAGCGCACGTTGTTGATATCGTGGGGGTGTTCACGCCTAAACGATTGGATACACGAGTTCTTAAAGCGGGTGAAGTAGGCTTTGTCGTTGCGGGTATTAAAGATATTCATGGTGCGCCCGTCGGTGACACCATTACCCATATGAAAACGCCGGAAGTTGAGCCTTTACCCGGGTTCCAAAAAGTCAAACCTCAGGTTTATGCCGGGCTTTTCCCCGTCAGCTCGGACGATTACGAGTCCTTTCGTGATGCTCTGGCAAAGCTGACTCTCAATGATGCTTCACTATTCTATGAACCTGAAACTTCCGACGCATTGGGGTTTGGTTTCCGTTGTGGCTTTCTTGGCATGCTGCACATGGAAATTATTCAGGAGCGTCTGGAGCGGGAATATGATCTTGACCTTATAACCACTGCGCCAACTGTGGTGTACGAAGTTGTCACAAAACAGAAAGAAACTATTTACGTAGACAACCCCTCTAAGCTGCCAGAAGTTGGTTTGCTTGACGAAATGCGTGAGCCTATTGTAGAGGCCAATATTTTGGTTCCTCAGGATTACCTTGGTGCTGTTATCACGCTATGTATAGAGAAACGTGGTGTTCAGGTGGATTTGCAGTATCTGGGTACACAGGTTGCGGTGAAGTATGAGTTGCCTATGGCTGAAGTGGTCATGGACTTCTTTGATCGACTCAAGTCTGTAAGTCGGGGTTTTGCTTCTCTTGATTACAGTTTCGTTCGCTTCCAGCAAGCGCCTTTGGTGCGCCTGGACGTGCTGATTAATGCTGAAAAAGTAGACGCACTTGCACTTATCGTTCACCGCGATAATGCACAATACAAAGGCCGGGCGTTAGCTGACAAGATGAAAGAGTTGATTCCACGTCAGATGTTTGATGTGGCTATTCAGGCTGCCATAGGTGGGCAAATCGTTGCTCGAACTACGGTTAAGGCCTTGCGTAAAAATGTGACGGCCAAGTGTTATGGTGGTGACGTCACTCGTAAGAAAAAGCTTTTGGAGAAGCAAA
- a CDS encoding MucB/RseB C-terminal domain-containing protein, translating to MSKHIKQSIFVFLSFISFEALAQGGAQELPSIPHLLSKLAQSSEAIYQGTLTYESQGAISSVNVSRVQKDGRIYENVERLDGPQRHHLFAGEFLDCMSPGNFLIRGGVFKNRAGDQYHLSKNYELVVRGRDRVAGRIATVIQFLPKDDFRFALTMVIDEDTGVLLKSLVSEAGNKVLERFQFVTIDFADTQPEHNANKPLCKTLDGELQAEDNKHAPWRPTWLPNGFVLASESYSENDGFMQTYTDGLASFSLFLKSPPGIQDVTGNTHIGEGAAQLGASLAFMSVQSIGQDRVHLTVVGEVPPVTAKKVIQSVSGNPLIPSES from the coding sequence GTGTCAAAACATATAAAGCAGAGTATATTCGTTTTTCTCAGTTTCATTTCGTTTGAGGCATTGGCGCAGGGAGGAGCTCAAGAGCTTCCTAGCATTCCGCATCTGTTGTCAAAACTGGCTCAGTCATCTGAAGCTATCTATCAGGGTACTTTGACTTACGAAAGTCAGGGTGCCATTAGCAGTGTTAATGTCAGTCGTGTTCAAAAAGACGGTCGTATTTACGAAAATGTCGAGAGGCTTGACGGCCCGCAACGGCACCACCTGTTTGCAGGCGAGTTCCTTGACTGTATGTCTCCAGGAAACTTTTTGATTCGAGGTGGCGTGTTTAAAAATCGCGCCGGTGATCAGTACCATTTAAGTAAAAACTATGAGCTTGTGGTTCGTGGACGAGATCGTGTTGCCGGCAGAATAGCGACAGTGATTCAGTTTCTTCCCAAAGATGATTTTCGTTTTGCTCTGACAATGGTTATTGATGAGGATACAGGGGTATTGTTGAAATCACTGGTATCTGAAGCTGGTAATAAAGTGCTTGAGCGTTTTCAGTTTGTCACCATTGATTTTGCTGATACTCAACCTGAGCATAATGCCAACAAGCCATTGTGTAAGACCCTCGATGGCGAGCTGCAGGCAGAGGACAATAAGCACGCCCCTTGGCGTCCTACATGGTTACCAAATGGTTTTGTCCTGGCCAGTGAAAGCTATTCGGAAAATGATGGTTTCATGCAAACCTATACAGATGGTTTGGCTTCGTTTTCTCTGTTTTTAAAATCCCCTCCTGGAATACAGGATGTTACTGGTAATACGCACATCGGCGAAGGTGCTGCGCAATTGGGCGCGTCACTGGCATTTATGAGTGTTCAGTCAATTGGTCAGGATAGAGTTCACCTGACTGTTGTTGGTGAAGTACCTCCGGTAACAGCAAAAAAAGTTATCCAGTCCGTCTCCGGTAATCCTTTAATCCCTTCTGAAAGCTGA
- a CDS encoding SoxR reducing system RseC family protein, whose amino-acid sequence MLTEIGRIVAVESDGLWVETTKQSACAQCNASKGCGQKLLASVAQNMAHIKAEFDENNLSQQSRIWTVGAEVTIGIQEGAVVKGAMITYLIPLLLMLFFGGISSRLALSDVYVAAFSFSGLLLGGWLVSRFSRQVAKSADARVIVVS is encoded by the coding sequence ATGTTAACTGAAATAGGGCGAATTGTTGCTGTTGAGAGTGACGGCTTGTGGGTTGAAACAACCAAGCAGTCTGCTTGCGCGCAATGCAATGCAAGTAAAGGTTGTGGTCAAAAACTACTTGCCTCAGTTGCTCAAAACATGGCGCATATAAAAGCCGAATTTGACGAAAATAACCTATCGCAACAAAGTCGAATCTGGACTGTGGGTGCCGAAGTGACGATTGGTATTCAAGAGGGTGCCGTTGTAAAAGGCGCGATGATTACCTATTTAATTCCTTTGTTGTTGATGTTGTTTTTTGGGGGAATTTCATCGAGGTTGGCGTTGTCTGACGTGTATGTGGCTGCCTTTTCTTTTTCTGGTTTGCTACTTGGAGGTTGGTTAGTGTCGAGATTTTCCCGACAAGTTGCTAAATCCGCAGATGCACGAGTTATCGTTGTGTCCTAA
- a CDS encoding Do family serine endopeptidase, which yields MRNILYLSLVIILSVPAAQVSAKPVSGLPDFTQLIDQTSPAVVKISTVTRVSRNPQVMPYGQQIPEIFRHLLEPRQMPRKDMHSMGSGFFISEDGYLLTNNHVVDGADQISVRLVDRREFDAVVVGVDPRSDLALLKVDEEGLPFLTLADSDKLKIGEWVVAIGSPFGLEFSASAGIVSAMGRSIPTEQNENYVPFIQTDVAINPGNSGGPLFNLDGEVVGVNSQIYTKSGGSIGLSFAIPSNTAKNVIAQLKDKGRVDRGWLGVVIQEVDRDLAQSFGLDKPGGALVAQLEPGGPADNAGLQVGDIILKFNGTAIMASGDLPHAVGSTAPGDKVSMLIVRKGKEKTLKVEVGTLAGDQGRIASSGSSSLGGRLGVVVENVDDRMKSSWKIDGGVVVRDVSTDGPAAKAGVVPGDVIVQIGYEDIADVSQYESIVKDLPTDTLIPIRFFREGRPTFRTIMLEK from the coding sequence TTGCGTAATATACTTTATTTAAGTCTTGTCATTATTCTGTCAGTACCTGCCGCTCAAGTTTCGGCTAAACCGGTTTCGGGCTTGCCTGACTTTACTCAATTAATCGACCAGACATCACCGGCTGTTGTAAAGATAAGTACGGTTACGCGGGTGAGTAGAAACCCACAAGTGATGCCATACGGGCAGCAAATTCCTGAAATATTTCGCCACCTCCTAGAGCCTCGACAAATGCCGAGGAAAGATATGCACTCAATGGGATCTGGTTTTTTTATTTCTGAGGATGGTTATCTACTGACAAATAATCACGTTGTTGATGGTGCAGATCAGATCTCTGTGCGCTTGGTTGACCGTCGAGAATTTGATGCGGTTGTTGTTGGGGTCGATCCTCGGTCTGACTTGGCCTTATTGAAGGTTGACGAAGAAGGTCTGCCGTTCTTGACGCTTGCAGATTCTGATAAGTTGAAAATTGGTGAATGGGTGGTTGCCATTGGTTCTCCATTTGGTCTTGAGTTCTCGGCCAGTGCAGGTATTGTCAGTGCGATGGGACGCAGTATCCCAACCGAGCAGAATGAAAATTATGTGCCTTTTATCCAGACGGATGTAGCGATTAATCCAGGAAACTCGGGTGGTCCGCTGTTTAATCTTGATGGCGAAGTGGTTGGTGTTAACTCACAGATATACACCAAATCAGGTGGTTCTATCGGTCTTTCGTTCGCTATTCCTTCCAACACAGCCAAAAATGTTATTGCGCAACTTAAAGATAAGGGGCGCGTGGATAGAGGCTGGTTAGGTGTGGTCATTCAGGAAGTAGACCGGGATCTTGCTCAGTCTTTTGGTCTGGATAAACCCGGTGGAGCTCTGGTGGCTCAGCTTGAGCCAGGTGGTCCTGCTGACAACGCTGGTCTTCAGGTAGGTGACATTATTCTCAAGTTTAACGGTACAGCGATTATGGCATCAGGGGATCTTCCTCATGCGGTCGGTTCTACCGCGCCAGGAGACAAAGTCTCAATGCTGATTGTACGCAAGGGGAAGGAAAAGACGCTCAAGGTTGAAGTTGGCACTTTAGCCGGAGATCAGGGGCGGATTGCTTCTTCTGGATCATCTTCATTGGGCGGGCGTCTCGGTGTGGTTGTGGAGAATGTTGACGACAGAATGAAATCGTCATGGAAGATTGATGGTGGTGTTGTTGTTCGCGACGTTTCTACTGACGGACCTGCTGCTAAAGCCGGTGTGGTTCCTGGTGATGTGATTGTTCAGATTGGGTATGAGGACATTGCTGATGTGTCTCAGTACGAGTCAATTGTCAAAGATTTACCGACAGATACTTTGATTCCTATCCGTTTCTTCCGGGAAGGGCGTCCTACATTCAGAACGATCATGCTTGAAAAGTAA